One stretch of Mangifera indica cultivar Alphonso chromosome 9, CATAS_Mindica_2.1, whole genome shotgun sequence DNA includes these proteins:
- the LOC123226139 gene encoding G2/mitotic-specific cyclin S13-7-like — protein sequence MEAEAKVVIPRKPRGGKVRNDPAKGKNRQVLRDIGNLEVLQNIEGKISRPITRGFRAQLLANAKVAAEQNKLVVVDDGVTARRKDQSLKKAAGTEKKLSEEPKCDDLIVISSDEKEKGKAEDKQKKLPDNSTSIGPSEEGIAEPCGRQRSREKTLRNRVKAFSSILTARSKAAGGIANKPKDVIVDIDAADADDGLAVVEYVEDIYMFYKEDESRVHDYMISQPINERMRTVLVVWLIEVHDRFELTPETLYLTINIFDRYLSRKTVSRDKLQLVGISSMLIACKYEEIWAPLVNDFVCISDYVYDGEEVCAMEKEILGELGWYLTVPTPYVFLVRYLKASVLPDQEMENMVFFLAELGITSYHIIISYCPSMFAASAVYTARCTLNKRPYWTETLKHHTGYCEKKIKDCAKLLAKLHVEAKENGLTAVCNKFLCPEKGFIAHFAPAEDLLSSSS from the exons aTGGAAGCGGAAGCAAAAGTTGTGATTCCTAGGAAACCCAGAG GAGGTAAGGTGAGGAATGATCCAGCAAAAGGAAAGAATCGACAAGTTCTTCGCGATATAGGAAATCTTGAGGTTCTACAAAATATTGAAGGAAAGATCTCTCGCCCAATTACAAG GGGTTTTCGTGCACAGCTTTTAGCAAATGCGAAAGTGGCAGCAGAGCAGAATAAG CTTGTAGTGGTTGATGATGGGGTGACTGCAAGAAGAAAAGACCAATCTCTGAAGAAGGCAGCAGGAACTGAAAAGAAGTTATCTGAAGAACCAAAATGTGATGATCTAATTGTAATAAGCTCTGATGAGAAAGAAAAGGGTAAAGCAGAAGACAAGCAAAAGAAATTACCTGATAATTCGACCTCAATCGGACCTTCTGAAGAGGGGATTGCCGAACCTTGTGGTAGACAAAGATCAAGGGAAAAGACCTTAAGGAATAGAGTCAAGGCATTCAGTTCAATTCTTACTGCTCGAAGCAAG GCTGCTGGCGGAATTGCCAACAAGCCGAAGGATGTGATAGTGGACATTGATGCAGCAGATGCAGATGATGGCCTGGCAGTAGTTGAGTATGTTGAAGATATCTACATGTTCTACAAAGAA GATGAGAGCCGAGTGCACGATTACATGATCTCGCAGCCTATTAATGAAAGGATGAGAACTGTTCTAGTAGTCTGGCTGATAGAAGTTCATGACAGATTTGAACTAACACCAGAAACCCTGTACCTTACCATAAACATATTTGATCGCTACCTTTCGAGGAAGACTGTGAGCAGGGACAAACTTCAGCTAGTTGGCATTAGCTCAATGCTCATTGCTTGCAAGTATGAAGAAATCTGGGCTCCACTG GTTAACGATTTTGTATGCATATCAGATTATGTTTATGATGGAGAAGAGGTGTGTGCcatggaaaaagaaattttgggGGAGTTAGGTTGGTATTTAACAGTTCCTACTCCATATGTGTTCCTTGTGCGGTATCTTAAAGCTTCTGTTTTGCCTGATCAGGAG ATGGAGAATATGGTGTTTTTCCTAGCTGAACTCGGTATCACCTCTTACCACATTATAATTTCTTACTGCCCATCAATGTTCGCTGCTTCAGCTGTTTATACTGCACGTTGTACCCTTAACAAGAGACCTTATTGGACCGAAACTCTGAAGCATCATACTGGATAttgtgaaaagaaaattaa GGATTGTGCAAAGCTCTTGGCTAAGTTGCACGTGGAGGCTAAAGAAAATGGGCTTACAGCAGTCTGTAATAAATTCTTATGTCCTGAAAAGGGCTTTATCGCTCATTTTGCTCCAGCGGAAGATCTTTTATCAAGCTCCTCATGA